Genomic DNA from Caldicellulosiruptor hydrothermalis 108:
CTTTTTTAGTTGTCTGCACTATTGAAATTCTTCTGTCAGACTCATCTTTAAGCCTTTCCACATATCCTTCTGCGATAAGCTTATCTATAATAGGTGTAAGGTTTGGCGCTGAAATGTTAAGCCTTTTTGCAAGTTCAGACATGTTCATTGGTCCAAAAACGTCTGTGATATGCAAAATGTGAATAAAGCGTGGTGGCAGTCCATATTTTTCTGAAAACTCATCTTTTTTTAAAATGTTTTTTGTTATCATTGGAAAAAGAGACAGCATGTTTTCTGCAATCTGGTTTATCATCTCTTTTGAAATATTCATATTTTCTCCACCCTTCTAAAATAATTTGATAATCCTGAAAAAAAGTAATATAATATTTTAAAAATTTGCCTTTTCAACTTGCCGTGAGTTCTAAGTTTGTTATTGAAACATAAATAATAAGAATTCTAAAAGGCCACAATCTAAAATCTAAAAGCATTCAAAATAATTATTTTTATATAACAATTATACTACTATAACCAGTTTTAAGTCAAAAATATTACATATAAAGGAGAGTTTAAAATATGACGGGGCTTGGAACTATAGTAAATGCACTTGCTGTGATTGTAGGCTCTATCTTTGGACTTATTTTAAAATTTGGAATACCAGAAAGGTTTAAAACCACAATTATGCAGGCAATTTCTCTTTCTGTCATCTTTATTGGAATTTCTGGAGTATTGCAAGGAATTTTTAAAGTGCTATCAACTGGTAAAATAGACAGGCAGTTTATAATGCTCATGATTTTTTCTCTTGTGATTGGTGGGCTTGTGGGAGAGATTTTGAGAATTGAAGACTTTTTAGAAAAGCTCGGCGATAAAATTAAAAAGTCTGTTTCGAAAGTCATAAAATCAGAAAATTCTGCATTTACAGAAGGTTTTGTCACAGCAAGTCTTGTATTCTGTGTTGGAGCTATGGCTATTGTAGGAAGCCTTGAAGACGGGCTAAACCATAACTTTAGCATTCTTTTTGCAAAATCTATTTTGGACGGTGTAACTTCCATAATATTTTCAGCAACACTGGGAATTGGCGTTATGTTCTCAAGCGTTGCAGTGCTTTTCTATCAAGGAAGCATAACACTTTTGGCAGGCCTGATAAAACCATTTTTGACAGACACAGTAGTTTTGCAAATGTCAATGGTAGGTTCTGTTTTGATATTTGCAATAGGTCTTAATATGCTTGGAGTGTCAAAAATTAAAGTGGGCAATCTTCTCCCTGCAATATTTGTGCCTGCTGTCTGGTATGTGGTTAATTTGCTAATTTGAATTTTTTAAACTTTTTGAAACTGGCATGTCTTTACTAATTATTTTTTAGAAATTTCTCAGGAAGCTGAAGACTTTAGAGAAACTCTTTTAGAAATTTTTAAGATAAGGCTGGAAAGACTGAAAGATTCATAAGTACTAAATCTTTATTTTTAAACTTGAAGAATTTACTTAGAAAATTAAAAAAAGTTATCATCTTGACCGATTAAAAAAACATATTCTTAATATAACACGAGAAAAGGGGTATAATTGATAATAGGAAAGTCTTTTTTCTCAAGTAAGTTTTGTCGGTAACCGGCATCCGACTAATAAAATGCCGGCTCGTAAGTTCTCAAAAAAGAGCCCTCATTGTAGAGGGCTCTTATTCTATATATTCTAAAAAAGGGGAAATAATGCCTGAAACCTCAACTCCACTTTTTATCCAAACTCCTCAACAAAGAAAGGGGCGGAGGCAAAGGATAGAGTTCCTTTGCGCTTTTGCCGCCCCTTCCAAAATCTATTCTAAAAGGAGGAGTCTCTTTTTTGCATCATCTGATCTTTTCTCATTTTCCTTTCTATATAATATTTAACCCAAAATTTTTTAAAAAAGTATAAAGAAATGTTTAAAAATTTGTAAACAATCTTTTAACAAAAACATGACAAATGTCACTACAAAAATTTTCTTCAATAGTATATTCTAATATTGAAAGAAAAATCCTATTTAAATATTTAAGAAGGTGATGAAAAGTTATGATTGCACTTGAAGTCAAAAACCTTGTAAAAAGATACGCAAATGTCTTGGCTCTTGACAATCTGTCACTGACAGTCAAAGAAGGCGAAGTCTTTGGACTTTTAGGACCAAATGGCGCAGGAAAAACCACTTTTATAAACTGCATACTGGGACTCACAAACATTGACAGAGGCGAAATTTATATATTCGGAAAACCTTTAAACAAAGCTTTAAAAAAATTAAAATCCCAGATTGGAATTGTTCCGCAGGAAATTGCTCTCTACAACAACTTAACTGTGTATGAGAATTTGAGCTTTTTTGGTTCGCTCTATAACCTCTCAGGGAAGCTTTTGAAAGAGAGAATAGAGTTTGCTTTAGAGTTTGTTCAGATGCAGGATAGCATCAAAAAACAGGTCAAAAACCTATCTGGCGGGATGAAAAGAAGAGTAAACATTGCAGCAGCTCTTATCAACAACCCCAAACTTCTTATAATGGATGAGCCAACTGTTGGAATTGACATATACTCAAGAAAGCTAATTTTGGACTCTGTTCAGAAACTCTCTGAAAGCGGCATTACAATAATTTACACAACCCACTACATCGAAGAAGTTGACAGAATCTGTTCATCTGTTGCGTTCATAAATAAAGGAACAATCATCGAATATGGCTCAAAAGAATTTTTATTAAAAAAACTGTCAGATACAAATATTATCAGGATAAAATTGAGCAAGATTTTAGATGAGGTTCTGATAAAAATCAAAAACTTAGATGGAGTTGAAAGTGTAGCTTTTGCCGGAAATGAGCTTACAGTTTCTGTTGAAAAGTCAAAAAATCTTATAAAAGAGATTGTCGAAACTTTGTCTCAGGATGGATGTGAAATACTTTCCATATCTTATGAAAAGCCCACAATGGAAAAGCTCTACTTTGCAGTGATGGGCTATACCATAGATGAAAAAGGAGAGATTGTCCATGAGAGCAGCAGTTAAAGCCTTTTTATATACTTTAAAAGAAAATGCTATGAGTATTCCTCTTCTTTCTATAATGCTAATTTTCCCAATCATCTTGATTTTCATCCTTGGAAATGCACTATCTGGATATTTTAAGCAAGCCAACATTCCAAAAATGAATATAATCATTGTTGAAGAAAATTTAAAACCAAGCATTTATGATACCGTTTTGAAATATGATAAAACTTTTTTAAAATTATTCAATGCAGAAATTTTTTCTTCCAAGTCAGCTGCACTGAAAAAGTTTTCATCCTCTAATAAATACATTGCTGTTGTGACATTCAAAGAGTATCAAAGGAATAACCATTCAAATTATAGCCCTTTTGGAAATTTTGACATTGAAATTACCTCAAAAGAAGGTTCACAGGAAGCTGGATTTTTGAAAGTGTATTTTAACATATTTTCAAACTACTATAAACTCGCAAGAAGTATTTACTCACCTTCTGACATACCAAAATCGATAGACTTTGAATCTGCATTTTCGAGTCACTTCCCAAGAGCTCTTGATTATTATGCTGTTGCAATGGTTGTTATGATGGCACTGTATGGAAGCTTTGGCGGCATTGCTGTTATTGAAGAAGAAAGAAAGCAGAACACTTTAATCAGACTTTTTGCATCACCAAGAAATCCGCAAATCATATTTGTTTCAAAAGCATTTGCCCAGATGGTATTTTTGTATATTCAGCTTTGCCTAATAGTTCTTTTTTCAAAATATATTTACCGTGCTAACTGGGGTGAAAACCTTTGGCCTATATTTTTGCTTCTTTTTATCTACAGCATATTTGCCATACTATTGGGAATTTTTATTGCTCTTTTCTCTAAAAGCTATATACTTTCAAATGTTATAGTTAGCTCATTTGCTGTAATATCTACCTTTCTGGCAGGAGGATATGTAAGAATTGATATCAGTACAAAATTTTTAAGTTCTGTAAGAGACATTCTGCCAAACTATGCTGTACAGTCTGCATTTTTTACCATAATCTACAACCCAAGTGAAATAGCATATGTCAAAAATATTTTTGTATATCTTACTCTTCTTTGTTTAATTATTGCTCTTATTTGCATACTTTTAATGAGGAAGGTGAAACTATGGCAGTTTTCAAGATAAATATAAAACGCCTTTTGAAAGACAAATTCAATCTATTTTTGATGATTATACTTCCTTCAATTGCAGTTGCTCTTTCAACCTTTTTTACATTAAGCGTTGAATCTCCTTATAAAATTGGAATTATTACAGACAAAGAAAAAAGCAAGGTTGTAAAACTAATTGAAAAAGAGCTCAAAAAATGTTTTGATGTTAAAACCTTTGACCCTACCAAATCAATTGTAAGCCAGATGGTTCAAAGCGGTATTGACTGTGTTGTTGTTTTAAATAACAAGTCAGTTGATGATATTATTAATGAAAAACAGAAAAATATAAAAATATATACATTTGGAAAGTCTGAAACTCATGTTATTTTAAAGGAATATCTAAACAGTGTACTCAAAATATTTATTTCTCAAAAGCGAATACACAACTCTTATTTTTTAGAACCTTCAATGTATATTTTGGAGCATTCTCCATTTGTATTAAATAAAATTTTGCATCAGCAGTCAAAATCTCTTTCAATTGCTTTTGCCTCAGGATTTTTTATAATGTCTCTGTTCTGGCTTGCATTAAATGCTTCTAACATAATATTAAAAGACTACCAGGAAAGAGTTATTCTGCGAATTTTGTGTTCGCCAATTTCAAAGCAAAGCTATATTCTGCAGTCTATCTTGAGCATATTTTCCATTACATTTTTACAGCTAATCTTTTTTGTGCTGCTATGTTCGTATGCATTTAGACTTACTTTTGGAACTAACATACTTATTGTTATTTCAGTTCTCTCCATTTGTAGCTTTATGTTTGTTGCTTTTGCTGTAATGTTTATAAGCATAGTTAATGACATGAGAAAACTTGCAAGTTTGAATTCAATGGTCGTAACAATAATGTGCATGCTTGGTGGCTGCTACTGGCCGCTCAGCATTATGCCAAAGTTTCTTCAAAAGATTGCATTGTTTTTCCCAACAACATACGCAGTAAATCTAACAAAGAATGTGCTAACTGGCAAATCCATAGAAAGTATGATGGTTGACATTGCGTTAGTGGCAGCATTTTGTCTGTTTTTTACACTTGCGGGCATAAAGCAGCTTTCTAAAAATGTAATGTCAAAGCTGTGAATTTGTAAAAAGGCACCTTATTCAGGTGCTTTTACTTTTTTTGAATATTATGTACTCCCCACACCTGAGTTCAAACTCTTCCGGAAAGACAAAAGTTGACAAATCAATCTCAGTAATAATTTTGGGTTTTTTTGAACAATATGATAAAATAAATTTTAGCAATAACAACTTTGCGGGAAAAGAAAATGCTTTCATTCATTATAAGCGCCTATACTCTTTGGAGTTTATATGAGGATGGCAAGCTTTCCAAAATAGCAATTTTGTTTTTACTTCTATTTTTGTCATTAGAATTCTTAAAAACTGAATATCTAAAATCCATATACCATACAGCAGCGGCAGTCTTTGCAGAGCTGATTATAATATTCTTTGCTATTTTTCTCTGCGGATGGGAATTCTCTTTTTTAATACCAACTGCAGTGTGTACATTTTTGCACCATAGAAACAAGTTATCAATTTACTCAATTGCCTCTATACTCTTTATTAGCCTTTTTCTTATCCCTTCAAAGATGGTAAGGGAATATGTTTTTGTCTGCGTTTTTGTTTTCTCTTTAAAATTAGTCACACAGATGCTGAAGACAACAAAGCACGAATACTTAGAAAAAATTGACCACTTAAGACTTTTAAACCTGCAACTAAGCAAGCTAAAAACACAGCTTTTAGAGTCCCAACAGACAATAGAACGTCTTGCTGCACAAAACAAGCAGATGAAAATAGCAACTTCTTTGCACGACACAGTTGGGCACAACTTGGCAGCGCTGAATATCCAGCTCAATGCCATAAAGAGCTTGCTGGAGAAAAAAGGAGTACTTGAAGATGCTCAAATAAGCCAAATCATATCTTCATGCTTGCAGCAGACTCAAACATCTTACGAAAGTTTGAGAAAGTTTGTCTATTCAATGAAAAACTCTTTTGAAACCAAAGAAAAGTACTTATCTCAATTGATAGAAAATTTTAACTTCTGCAACATAACATTAAACCGCAGCGGAGACATTGAAAACATTCCATCACACGTATTTGAAAATCTAATGGCAATCCTCAAAGAAGCTCTTTTAAACGTGGCAAAACACTCAAATGCTACACAAGTAGCTGTATCTTTGGAATCAAAACCAGCATATGTACGTCTTGCTGTGCATGACAATGGCAAGAAAAAAGGAGAAATAAAAGAGGGCGTGGGGCTCATGAGCATAAAACTTCGAGCAAAGTCTATGGGCGCAACAGTCAACATTGACAACCATGCTGGATTTTCAATAGTGGTATTTGTCCCATTAAAAAGCAGGAGGGAAGATTACTTTGAAAAAACCTAAGGTCTTAATTGTTGATGATAACCCTGCCGTTTTGGACGGTCTTAAAATCATCATTGAGCTTGAAAATTTTGAGGTTGTAAGCCTTTGCACTAATGCAAAAGAGGCAATAGAGTTTCTCAAGATGTGGCATGCTGACGTTGTTCTTATGGATATTAGAATGCCTGTTATGGATGGTATTGAAGGAATTTTTAATATAAAAACCAAATTTCCAAATGTCAAAGTGATAATATTAACAACATTTTGTGAAGAAGATTACATAGAAAAGAGCCTGAGCTTTGGCGCAGATGGGTACATCCTCAAAAGCTCTGATGCAAAGCATATTGTGAATTCTATTTTGTCTGTGCTTGACGGTAAGGTTGTTATGGACAAAGAAATTGCTTTATACATTTCAGATGTATTGAAAAGGACCAGTAAGCAGTTACTTGAAAAAACACAAAACCTTACTGAAAGAGAGCTTGAAATTGCAAAGCTCATATCACAAGGATACTCAAATAAGGAAATCGCAAGGATGCTTTTCATCTCTGAAGGTACAGTAAGAAACTACATAACATCCATTCTTCAAAAGTTAAATCTTAAAAATAGAACCCAAATTGCAGTATACTATCTTACCAAATTTTCTTAATCTCAAAAGTGTTAGACAGGAACATTTGTTAATCAATTGTTACTCAAAAGCATGCTTGAATAAATGGTCATAAAAAAATATAATCTGTCTGTACCCAGTTTATGTAGACTTTTTGTCGGAGTGATTTTTAATGTATAAGATAATGATTATCGAAGACGATATATCTATTGCTGAAACTATAAAAAACCACTTGTCCAAATGGGATTTTGATGTATCTTATGTTACAGATTTTAAAAGTATCATTGAGTGCTTTATTCAATTTGAGCCACATCTCGTGTTAATTGATATAATATTGCCTTTTTACAACGGGTTTTACTGGTGTAACGAAATACGCAAAATATCAAAAGTTCCTATTATGTTTATATCTTCTGCAAGCGATAATATGAATATCATAATGGCTATCAATATGGGTGGAGATGATTTTATTGAAAAACCTTTTGATTTGAACGTCCTTACAGCAAAAGTCCATGCCCTGATAAGGAGAACTTACTCATTTGTCTCAAATATAAACCTTATTGAGCATAAGGGAGTTATTTTAAATCTCAATAATACCACTCTACTTTACCAAAATAAAAAAATTGAGTTAACAAAAAATGAATACAAAATTTTGCAATTGCTTATGGAAAATGCCGGAAGAGTGGTATCTCGTGAAGAAATTATGCAACACCTTTGGCAAAGTGACAGCTTTATTGACGATAATACTCTTACAGTAAATATAACAAGGCTTCGCAAAAAGTTAGCCGAGTTAGGTCTCGAAAATTTCATTAAAACCAAAAAAGGCATTGGATATATTATAGAATGAGGGGAAAAAATATGAAGGATCACATAAACATTATAGGAGCATATTTAAAACGGAATATGTTGCTTATCATTTATCTGTTGGTTTCAAGCTGTATATTTTTTTCTATTTCATTCCTTTATTCTCTTCCTTTAGAACCCACAGTTTATAGCTTAGTACTAACATATATTTTTGCATTTATCATTGGAATTACTGACTTTTTCTCATTTTATAAACAACATATAACACTTGAAAAACTAAAACGAAACATTACGATTGCGGATTTTTCTTTTCCAATTGCAAAGGATTTGATTGAAAAAGATTATCAAGAACTAATTAAAATCATTAATGAAAGCAAAATTGAAATTTTAACTAATAATGAGAAAGTCTATAGAGATATGATTGATTATTACACAGCATGGGCACATCAAATTAAAACACCCATAGCTGCTATAAAGCTGGTTTTACAAGCAGAACAATCAAAAATTAGCAGTGAACTTTTAGAACAACTATTCAAGGTAGAGCAGTATGTTGAAATGGTTCTTCAATATCTTCGTATGGAAAATATGAGCAATGACTTACTACTAAAGAAATATTCACTTGACCATATTGTAAAACAAGCGCTGCGAAAATACTCTCTAATTTTTATACGTAAAAAGATAAAACTCAATTACAAAGAATTAAACTGCCATGTGTTAACTGACGAAAAATGGCTAACATTTGTTATTGAACAAATACTTTCAAATGCGCTTAAATATACAAACCCCGGTGGTCAAATCTCTATTTATATGGAAAACAATTTGCCAAATACATTGGTTATTGAAGATACAGGCATAGGTATTGCAAAAGAGGATTTGCCCCGTGTTTTTGAAAAAGGCTTTACAGGATATAACGGTCGCTTGGACAAAAAATCTACAGGTATTGGACTTTACCTTTGCAAGCGGATTTTAGATAAACTATCACACAAAATTATAATCGAATCAGAAATTGGAAAGGGTACAAAAGTAAAAATCAACTTTGATACTGTTGATATAGCACCAGATTAGTTTATATAGTTAAAACCTTACTAAAATGTAAGATTGAGAAGAGAAAATGTAAGCCAAAAATAAGGCAAGCATTTTCTCTTTTTTGTTATAATGGACAAGAATAAAAAAGTCAATTTTGCACTCGGAGGGAAGTAAAATATGACACATGTTCTTTTAGAAGTGAATAGTTTAAAGAAAATCTACACAACAAGATTTGGTGGAAATCCTGTTCAGGCACTTGCAAGTGTATCTTTTTCAGTAGAGCAAGGAGAATATATAGCTATTATGGGCGAATCTGGTTCAGGTAAAACAACACTGTTAAACATCATTGCAGGCTTTGATAAACCTACAAGCGGTAAAGTCCTGCTAAATGGTAAAGAAATTACCTCAATGAATGAAAAAGAAATCTCAGCCTTCAGACGAAATAACATAGGCTTTGTGTTTCAAGATTACAATCTTCTTGACACATTTTCTATACAAGACAACATCCTGTTACCTCTTGTATTAGCAGGAAGACCATATACAGAAATGTATGAGAGGTTAAAACCTGTTGCTGAAAAACTTAGAATTTCTGATATTCTCTCAAAATATCCTTATGAGGTGTCAGGCGGACAAAAACAAAGAGCTGCAATTGCCCGTGCACTTATTACAAAACCCCAGCTTATTCTTGCCGATGAACCAACTGGTGCTCTTGACTCACATTCATCCGAAGAATTATTAAGACTATTTGCCGAGATAAATAATGAAGGTCAAACAATTCTTGTAGTCACACACAGCATAAAAGTTGCAAGCTATGCAAAAAGAGTTTTGTTTATAAAAGACGGAGAGATTTTTCATCAAATTTATAAAGGTTCAATGTCAAATGATGAAATGTATCAGAAAATCTCCGATACGCTTACCATAATTGCAACAGGAGGTATCCGGAATGCTTAAATCTTTTTATATAAAATTTGCAGCCAACAACATAAAAAGAAATACCCAAGCATATATCCCATATATTTTGACCTGTATTGGAGCAGTTATGATGTTTTACAACATGTGTTTTTTGTCTAATACAGAAGATATCGGACATTTGAGCGATAGCCAAGCGCTGAGGAGTATTTTGCGATTTGGAGCAGGAGTAATTGGTATTTTTTCTGTTATATTTATTTTTTATGTAAACAGCTTTTTGATAAAGAGGCGTAAAAAAGAATTGGGACTTTTCAATATTCTTGGAATGGAAAAAAGGCATATAGCAAGGATTATGTTTTTTGAAACGGTAATCATAGGACTGATATGTATTGCATCTGGTATTTTATCAGGAATAATTTTAAGCAAACTTATGACACTTCTACTTTTTAAAATTGTAAGTTTTAAAGTTGTGTTTGGTTTTGAAATATCACCGTCATCCATTTTGGTCACAACTCTTTTATTCAGCGGAATTTTTATATTAAACCTTATATATAACATCTTCTCGGTACATCTATCAAAACCCATTGAATTATTAAAAGCAAGCAATGTAGGTGAAAAAGAACCAAAAACAAAATGGCTTTTGACTATCATTGGTATAGTTTGCCTTGGTATTGGATATTACATTGCACTTACAACTGAAAAGCCTTTAGCAGCGATGAACATCTTTTTTGTTGCAGTTATCTTAGTAATGATAGCGACATATTGTTTGTTTACCGCTGGAAGTATAGCATTTTTAAAGACTCTTCGGAAAAACAAAAACTATTACTATAGACCTCATCATTTTATATGGATTTCTAACATGATATACAGGATGAAACAAAATGCAGTTGGACTTGCAAACATATGTATACTTTCAACCGCAGTAATTGTTGTACTTTCAACCACAATTTCCCTATATACTGGAGTTGAAGATATTTTAAAAACTCGCTACCCACAAGAAATAATCATTACATCAGACAATATTAACTTGGAAAATGTAAAAAAAATTGATAATACGATAATGAAGCAATTGCGAAAATTTAATATAGTTCCTAAAAACGTGGTTAAATACAAGTATTTAGAGCTTGCTTTAATTCAAGATAAAACTCATTTCAGAACAAAAAAACAAAATTTTTTTGATAAGAACTCAGCCATTGCCTTTGTAGTGCCTCTTGAGGACTACAATAATATTGAAAAGAAAGTTATCAAATTATCTGATAATGAAGTTCTTCTGTATACTAATAACGTTAATATCTCTGAGAACATTATCAATTTCAATGGTTTCAAACTCTCAATTAAAAAACGATTAACTTCAAACTCTCTAACTAATAGCCTTACACCAGCCATTAGTTGCTTTTGGATAATAGTCAAAGACATAGAAACAATGAAGAAAATCTTCTGTTCACTAAATAGCAATAAAAACGACATGGTACAATTTTCATATTATTATGGTCTTGATTTTGATGGTAATAAGGATAATCTCATGGACATTTACACAGCACTAAAAAATAGCTTAAATAAAATAGTAAATAATGCAACAATTGAAGTTCGTGAAATGGCAAGAGAAGGTTTTTACTCTATCCATGGCGGGTTATTATTCATCGGCTTGTTTCTTGGACTTTTGTTTATTATGGCAACAGTGCTTATAATTTATTATAAACAAATTGAAGAAGGCTTTGATGATAGGCATCGCTATGAAATTTTACAGAAAGTGGGTATGACACGTCAGGAGATTAAAAAGTCAATACAAAGCCAAGTACTTTCAATTTTCTTTTTGCCTTTATTCTTAGCAATAGTTCATATAGCCTTTGCTTTTAAAATAATAGTCAAAATGTTACAGGTATTCAACCTTACAAATATACCTTTGTTTGCTCTTTGCACATCTGCTGTTATACTTGTGTTTGCTATATTTTATACTGGCGTGTATGCCCTTACAGCAAAAACCTATTATAAAATTGTAAGTTAGTTTATTCAATTTTTTGTTGCCTTCTGCAGCAAAGGATAGATATTTTAAAAGCTGCGGAGGGTTTTTTTATTTTTGTGTAAGTATTGCCTAACTTAAAACTTAAATATTGTATATTGTTTATGTCCTGAAATGTTCAAATTGCTGAGGATAAAAAATTTTTAAAGCAAGTATGACACAAACCCTTGTATTTGTAGTTGTGGGAATTGGCATTAGTGCTTTTCTTCACGGCTACATCCCAACAGGTGCACTTGCAAAAATTGCTGGGAAGAACAATCCCTTTACTGTGGTATTTGTAACTTTACTTGGAATACTCCTTTACTCATTAAAGAGGTCAATGACTACAAAAAAATCCATT
This window encodes:
- a CDS encoding ABC transporter permease, producing MLKSFYIKFAANNIKRNTQAYIPYILTCIGAVMMFYNMCFLSNTEDIGHLSDSQALRSILRFGAGVIGIFSVIFIFYVNSFLIKRRKKELGLFNILGMEKRHIARIMFFETVIIGLICIASGILSGIILSKLMTLLLFKIVSFKVVFGFEISPSSILVTTLLFSGIFILNLIYNIFSVHLSKPIELLKASNVGEKEPKTKWLLTIIGIVCLGIGYYIALTTEKPLAAMNIFFVAVILVMIATYCLFTAGSIAFLKTLRKNKNYYYRPHHFIWISNMIYRMKQNAVGLANICILSTAVIVVLSTTISLYTGVEDILKTRYPQEIIITSDNINLENVKKIDNTIMKQLRKFNIVPKNVVKYKYLELALIQDKTHFRTKKQNFFDKNSAIAFVVPLEDYNNIEKKVIKLSDNEVLLYTNNVNISENIINFNGFKLSIKKRLTSNSLTNSLTPAISCFWIIVKDIETMKKIFCSLNSNKNDMVQFSYYYGLDFDGNKDNLMDIYTALKNSLNKIVNNATIEVREMAREGFYSIHGGLLFIGLFLGLLFIMATVLIIYYKQIEEGFDDRHRYEILQKVGMTRQEIKKSIQSQVLSIFFLPLFLAIVHIAFAFKIIVKMLQVFNLTNIPLFALCTSAVILVFAIFYTGVYALTAKTYYKIVS